One genomic segment of Bombina bombina isolate aBomBom1 chromosome 4, aBomBom1.pri, whole genome shotgun sequence includes these proteins:
- the LOC128655211 gene encoding spindlin-Z-like has protein sequence MKTPFGKAAGQRARGDAAHAGVSASMMKKRTSHKKHQNNVGPSKPISQPRRNIVGCRIQHGWKEGSGPITQWKGTVLDQVPVNPSLYLIKYDGFDCVYGLELHKDERVSALEVLPDRVASSRISDAHLADTMIGKAVEHMFETEDGSKDEWRGMVLARAPIMNTWFYITYEKDPVLYMYQLLDDYKEGDLRIMPDSNDSPPAEREPGEVVDSLVGKQVEYAKEDGSKRTGMVIHQVEAKPSVYFIKFDDDFHIYVYDLVKTS, from the coding sequence ATGAAGACCCCATTCGGAAAGGCAGCAGGTCAGAGAGCCAGAGGTGATGCAGCACATGCAGGTGTGTCTGCCAGTATGATGAAAAAAAGGACTTCTCACAAGAAGCATCAAAATAATGTTGGTCCAAGCAAACCAATTTCCCAGCCCCGGAGGAATATTGTAGGTTGCAGAATACAGCATGGTTGGAAAGAAGGTAGTGGCCCAATAACACAATGGAAAGGAACTGTATTGGATCAAGTGCCAGTCAACCCATCCCTTTATCTTATTAAATATGATGGATTTGATTGTGTCTATGGACTAGAACTCCACAAGGACGAGCGAGTGTCTGCTCTTGAAGTTCTTCCAGATAGAGTTGCTTCATCTCGAATTAGTGATGCTCACTTGGCAGACACAATGATTGGTAAAGCTGTTGAACACATGTTTGAAACAGAAGATGGTTCTAAGGATGAGTGGAGAGGAATGGTCTTAGCAAGAGCTCCCATAATGAACACATGGTTTTATATAACCTACGAGAAGGACCCAGTTTTATATATGTATCAGCTATTAGATGACTACAAAGAAGGAGATCTCCGCATCATGCCAGACTCTAATGATTCCCCTCCAGCAGAAAGAGAACCAGGAGAAGTTGTGGACAGCCTTGTAGGAAAGCAAGTGGAGTATGCCAAAGAAGATGGCTCAAAAAGGACTGGCATGGTAATACACCAAGTGGAAGCCAAACCCTCTGTTTATTTCATAAA